The Microcoleus sp. FACHB-831 genome has a window encoding:
- a CDS encoding PAS domain S-box protein produces MSASGRTGVDLNDLSRQIWQMQQRLEVLQCSTSETASQQQQPEIITAAFHEISNALEELEIANEELHQQNQQLCRQNEELSVARLALVAERQRYQELFEFAPDAYLLTDNDGVIQEANCAAATLLNVSQKFLAGKPLLVYVVEKEHEEFYSKLALMLQAQGVEEWEGCLQPRNSVPINAALKVSAVKNQEGRAIALRWLIRDITASKQAQELIDRGAAEISQIFNMLPSFVWKFCPSTAQFIYASEIMTELSGISREEFLHNHQIWDERVDSGHESQESLRLAGEAITKGEPYTVVYLFHTLHRGSRWFEVIARPAIEDGVLYYYGCTADITSRKQAEEELSKERSLLRTVVTNAPIILYALDSEGVFTLSEGKGLEPIGLKPGQVVGHSVFELYYQKPDILENIRRVLAGAEYGWISTLGDTLFDNAATPLRDEQSKVIGLIGVSTDITQRQQALSALQASEAKNRALLAAIPDLMFRLNREGIYLDYKAAKDEDLFLPTPEIIGSKVSQILPEEVAEQALHYIEQALRTNKIQIFEYQLQLNGSDRDFEARIVKSAEAEVVVIVRDISSRKQAEKEIHFQAHLLNLVQQAIITTDINGNITYWNRFASTLYGWKKEEALGRNIVEIMLPTETSREQGADKMARLQLGQSTSGEYILQRRDGTTFNAIAAASPIFDERGVWRGIVGVSADITPLKQAEALLREANQELETRVAERTFAYRQLNYQLVLEIAERQQTEEALRRSEAKFQKLTANVPGMIYQFLLRGDRSFAFPFVSASCREIYELEPEEIQQNAALIIDCIHTCDRQSFEEALAVSATTLQPWQWEGRVLTPSGNVKWLQGISRPEKQENGDILWDGLLIDISDRKQAEAALQKSEERLRLAVEAGPFGTWDWQLLTGEITWCPTQEKFFGLEVGTYDGTYETLLAIIHPDDREFVTEAIYRILNQSENCDTEYRIIWPDGSVRWIASKGQVFYDETGKPVRMLGINQDITSRKQAQEALRKSEATNRVLLETIPDLIIRMSGDGIYFDFIPAINFKYVKTCRDMRGQNIYDILPLEVAQQRMHYVQQALSTGKVQIYEFQIPLDGEILTQEARIALSGENEVLVMVRDISERKRAEAALQESNERLRVALEAARMGSWDWNIQTGKETWSPNLAALFGLEVGTFDDLHETFLARVHPDDREFVVKAQEQAIAQREGYDIEFRIVWPDGTIRWLASKGQVFYDENGQPERMAGLNLDISARKQSEETLQRQLAAVEAAQEGIAILDRHGKYIYLNSSHLNLYGYNSAGELLGHLWQELYYPEEVARFERDIFPILFQNGSWRGEATGKKLDGTTFPQELSLTLIEDGGLICVCRDISDRQAREEALRHSEERFRNLIETTSDWVWEVDENAVYTYASSKVRDILGYEPSEVLGKTPFDLMPPEEAFRVGNIFGPIAAKALPFSCLENTNLHKNGYWVVLESSGVPVFDSDGKFSGYRGMDRDITSRKQAESVLRESEERFRAIFEKEAIGASLTSLEGRILATNAKFRELLGYSEEELHGMLFNQFTHPDDLMPDWELYQDLAQGNRDSYQLEKRYIRKDGQVAWGFLTVALIRGPGGVPQFSTATIHDITQRKQIEEALRESEERFRQLAENIREVFWMISPDARQLLYISPAYEEVWGRTCASLYQQPSSWLEAIHPDDRESRTATLGKLYSEGGEQEYRIVWPDGTIRWIRDRAFPVRNSAGHIYRIAGVAEDITERKRTEEEVRFLQSMTQAIFDSSDFHAALRVALEKVCEATGWDFGEAWIPREDGTALKCSPAWYSRDSRLEQFRNLSENLTFPPGLGIPGRVWISKEPEWRRDVSLEPNEVYFRAQHAKDFGLKSALGIPIVANDNVLAVLVFFMYEARDKDERLMELISASTELGLFMQRKRAEEEVRNALAKEKELNELKSRFISMTSHEFRTPLATILFSAGLLENYGYKWADEKKLTHLQRIQKAVHRMTTMLDDVLLIGKAEAGKLEFHPAPLDLESFCHELVAEMQLTAGSNYAIAFVAKGECPQACMDEKLLHHILTNLLSNAIKYSPNGGRIECELSCEKNKAIFRIKDQGIGIPAEDQPRLFETFHRATNVGTIPGTGLGLAIIKNFIDLHGGEIMLESRVGVGTTFIVNLPLHPQA; encoded by the coding sequence GTGTCAGCAAGCGGGAGAACGGGCGTGGACTTGAACGACTTGAGCAGGCAGATATGGCAGATGCAACAGCGTCTGGAAGTACTGCAATGCAGCACAAGCGAAACTGCTTCACAGCAACAACAGCCGGAAATCATAACGGCGGCGTTCCATGAAATTAGCAACGCCTTGGAAGAACTGGAAATAGCCAACGAGGAACTGCACCAGCAGAACCAGCAACTGTGTCGGCAGAATGAGGAACTGTCAGTTGCTCGCCTAGCATTGGTAGCAGAACGCCAGCGCTACCAAGAGTTGTTTGAGTTCGCGCCAGATGCTTACTTGCTAACCGATAACGATGGGGTAATTCAGGAAGCCAACTGCGCCGCAGCCACTTTGCTCAACGTCTCGCAGAAGTTTCTAGCGGGCAAACCGCTGCTGGTTTACGTTGTCGAAAAAGAGCATGAAGAATTTTATTCTAAATTAGCCCTAATGCTTCAGGCGCAAGGGGTGGAGGAGTGGGAAGGATGCTTGCAACCTCGGAACAGCGTGCCCATTAACGCTGCTCTCAAGGTGTCTGCTGTCAAAAATCAGGAAGGCAGGGCGATCGCCCTGCGCTGGCTAATCCGCGATATCACTGCTTCCAAGCAAGCACAAGAGTTAATCGATCGCGGCGCTGCCGAAATTAGTCAAATCTTCAATATGCTGCCCAGTTTTGTCTGGAAGTTCTGTCCCTCAACGGCTCAGTTTATCTATGCCAGCGAGATTATGACCGAGCTTAGCGGTATTTCCAGAGAGGAATTTCTTCACAATCATCAAATTTGGGATGAGCGCGTAGATTCCGGGCACGAGTCGCAAGAAAGTCTTAGGTTAGCAGGGGAGGCTATAACTAAAGGCGAACCTTATACAGTTGTTTATCTTTTTCACACGCTGCATAGAGGATCTCGCTGGTTTGAAGTTATAGCTCGACCTGCTATAGAGGACGGCGTACTTTATTATTACGGCTGCACCGCAGATATCACCAGTCGCAAGCAAGCTGAAGAAGAACTAAGCAAGGAGCGATCGCTTCTGCGTACCGTCGTTACCAATGCGCCTATTATTTTGTATGCCCTAGATAGCGAAGGTGTTTTTACCCTTTCAGAGGGTAAAGGACTGGAGCCTATAGGACTTAAGCCGGGTCAAGTTGTAGGGCACTCAGTCTTTGAGCTTTACTACCAAAAACCCGATATTTTAGAAAACATCCGCCGCGTCTTGGCAGGTGCAGAGTATGGATGGATTTCAACACTTGGCGACACGCTGTTTGACAATGCAGCAACGCCACTAAGAGATGAGCAAAGTAAAGTCATCGGGTTGATTGGCGTTTCCACCGACATCACCCAGCGCCAGCAAGCTTTATCAGCACTACAAGCCAGCGAAGCGAAAAATCGCGCACTTTTAGCAGCGATCCCCGATCTGATGTTTCGCCTCAACCGAGAGGGTATTTATTTAGATTACAAAGCGGCAAAAGATGAGGATTTGTTTCTTCCTACGCCTGAAATTATTGGCAGCAAAGTGAGTCAAATTTTGCCTGAAGAAGTAGCAGAGCAAGCTCTACACTACATCGAGCAAGCTCTGCGTACTAACAAAATTCAAATATTTGAGTATCAACTACAACTAAATGGCAGCGATCGCGATTTTGAAGCCCGCATTGTTAAGAGCGCAGAAGCAGAAGTTGTGGTTATAGTGCGGGATATCAGCTCGCGCAAGCAAGCAGAGAAAGAAATTCACTTTCAGGCACACCTGCTTAATTTGGTTCAACAGGCTATTATCACTACGGATATTAACGGCAATATTACTTATTGGAACCGATTTGCCTCAACACTATATGGCTGGAAGAAGGAGGAAGCACTGGGTCGCAATATTGTGGAAATCATGCTCCCAACAGAGACTTCCCGCGAACAAGGTGCTGACAAAATGGCTCGATTACAGCTTGGCCAAAGTACATCAGGCGAATATATTCTTCAGCGGCGAGATGGCACTACCTTCAACGCGATCGCGGCTGCCTCGCCTATTTTTGACGAACGAGGGGTATGGAGAGGCATAGTCGGCGTAAGTGCAGACATTACTCCACTTAAGCAGGCAGAAGCCTTACTACGAGAGGCAAATCAGGAGTTAGAAACTAGAGTTGCCGAACGTACATTTGCTTACCGCCAATTGAACTATCAGCTGGTGTTGGAGATTGCCGAACGTCAGCAGACAGAGGAAGCATTGCGACGCAGCGAAGCTAAATTCCAAAAGCTGACAGCCAACGTGCCGGGAATGATTTATCAGTTCCTGCTGCGTGGCGATCGCTCTTTTGCTTTTCCTTTTGTTAGTGCCAGTTGTCGAGAAATCTATGAATTAGAGCCAGAGGAAATCCAGCAGAATGCTGCTTTGATTATCGATTGCATACATACTTGCGATCGCCAAAGCTTTGAGGAAGCACTTGCTGTCTCCGCCACTACCTTGCAACCCTGGCAATGGGAGGGACGTGTCCTCACACCCTCTGGGAACGTCAAATGGCTTCAAGGCATTTCCCGACCTGAAAAGCAAGAAAACGGAGATATTCTCTGGGATGGCTTGTTGATAGACATCAGCGATCGCAAGCAGGCGGAAGCTGCGCTGCAAAAAAGTGAAGAACGGCTGCGTTTAGCCGTAGAAGCTGGCCCCTTTGGTACTTGGGACTGGCAGCTTCTGACGGGGGAAATTACTTGGTGTCCTACCCAAGAAAAATTCTTTGGCTTGGAAGTGGGCACCTACGACGGCACCTATGAAACGTTATTGGCCATAATTCACCCAGATGACCGCGAATTCGTCACAGAAGCGATATACCGCATCCTCAACCAGTCGGAAAATTGCGATACCGAATACCGTATCATTTGGCCCGACGGTAGCGTTCGCTGGATAGCAAGTAAAGGTCAGGTCTTCTATGACGAAACGGGCAAACCAGTACGCATGCTCGGTATAAACCAGGACATCACCAGTCGCAAGCAAGCCCAAGAGGCGCTGCGTAAAAGCGAAGCAACCAATCGCGTCCTGTTGGAGACTATTCCTGACTTGATAATTAGGATGAGCGGAGATGGCATCTACTTTGATTTTATTCCAGCAATAAATTTTAAGTATGTAAAGACCTGCCGTGATATGCGCGGCCAAAATATATACGATATCCTGCCCCTAGAGGTAGCACAGCAACGAATGCATTACGTGCAGCAAGCACTCTCTACGGGCAAAGTACAAATCTATGAGTTTCAAATTCCACTAGACGGCGAAATCTTGACTCAAGAGGCTCGAATCGCTCTTAGCGGAGAAAATGAAGTCTTAGTGATGGTGCGCGACATCAGCGAGCGCAAGCGAGCAGAAGCGGCACTGCAAGAAAGTAACGAGCGACTGCGCGTAGCTCTAGAAGCTGCTCGCATGGGTAGTTGGGACTGGAACATTCAGACTGGCAAAGAAACTTGGTCGCCTAACCTCGCCGCACTGTTTGGCCTTGAGGTCGGCACGTTCGACGACCTCCATGAAACCTTCCTCGCCAGAGTTCACCCAGATGACCGCGAATTTGTTGTAAAGGCACAAGAGCAAGCGATCGCCCAACGGGAGGGCTACGATATCGAATTCCGCATTGTTTGGCCCGACGGTACCATTCGGTGGCTAGCGAGTAAAGGCCAAGTCTTTTACGACGAAAACGGCCAGCCAGAGCGGATGGCTGGGCTAAACCTGGACATAAGCGCTCGCAAGCAGTCTGAGGAGACACTGCAACGACAGTTAGCTGCTGTAGAAGCTGCACAAGAAGGCATCGCCATTCTCGATCGACATGGCAAATACATTTACCTGAATAGCTCTCACCTCAACTTATATGGATACAACAGCGCCGGGGAACTCCTTGGCCACTTGTGGCAAGAGTTATATTACCCAGAGGAAGTTGCTAGATTTGAGCGAGACATCTTTCCCATCCTCTTCCAAAACGGGTCGTGGCGAGGAGAAGCAACTGGCAAAAAACTCGATGGCACTACATTTCCCCAGGAACTTTCCCTGACGTTGATTGAAGATGGCGGATTGATTTGCGTTTGTCGCGACATCAGCGATCGCCAAGCTAGGGAAGAGGCGCTGCGCCATAGCGAAGAGCGCTTCCGCAATTTAATCGAAACCACTAGCGATTGGGTATGGGAGGTGGATGAAAACGCTGTTTACACCTACGCCAGCTCCAAAGTGCGCGACATCTTGGGTTACGAACCCTCAGAAGTATTGGGCAAGACGCCCTTTGACTTGATGCCTCCAGAAGAAGCCTTTCGTGTTGGCAACATTTTTGGGCCAATTGCTGCCAAGGCATTGCCCTTCTCATGTCTGGAAAACACAAACCTCCACAAAAACGGTTATTGGGTTGTCCTAGAAAGCAGCGGAGTACCAGTTTTCGATAGCGATGGAAAATTTAGCGGCTATCGCGGTATGGATCGAGACATCACCAGTCGCAAGCAAGCTGAGTCGGTGCTGCGCGAGAGTGAAGAGCGATTTCGAGCGATATTTGAAAAAGAAGCGATTGGTGCATCGCTCACAAGTTTGGAGGGGCGGATCTTGGCAACCAACGCCAAGTTTCGGGAGCTGTTGGGTTACTCGGAAGAAGAGCTGCACGGTATGCTTTTCAACCAGTTTACTCATCCAGACGATCTGATGCCAGATTGGGAGCTTTATCAAGATTTGGCTCAAGGAAACCGCGACTCTTACCAGTTGGAAAAGCGCTACATCCGCAAAGATGGCCAAGTAGCTTGGGGATTCTTGACTGTTGCTCTAATTCGCGGTCCAGGCGGCGTCCCTCAATTCAGTACAGCCACAATCCACGACATCACCCAGCGCAAGCAAATCGAAGAAGCGCTGCGGGAGTCGGAAGAGCGGTTCCGTCAACTAGCAGAAAATATTCGTGAAGTCTTCTGGATGATTTCTCCAGATGCCCGCCAACTGCTCTACATCAGTCCCGCCTACGAGGAAGTATGGGGTAGAACCTGCGCGAGCCTTTATCAGCAGCCTAGCTCATGGCTGGAGGCCATACATCCAGACGATCGCGAGTCGAGGACGGCTACCCTTGGCAAGCTCTACAGTGAGGGGGGCGAACAGGAGTACCGGATCGTGTGGCCGGATGGGACAATTCGTTGGATACGCGATCGCGCCTTTCCAGTCCGGAACTCGGCTGGGCATATTTACCGGATCGCAGGAGTTGCCGAAGACATCACCGAGCGCAAGCGTACCGAGGAGGAAGTTCGCTTCTTACAATCTATGACCCAAGCCATTTTTGATTCGTCAGACTTTCACGCAGCGCTGAGAGTGGCATTAGAGAAAGTGTGCGAAGCCACAGGCTGGGATTTTGGAGAAGCTTGGATTCCACGAGAGGATGGAACTGCCCTGAAATGCAGCCCCGCTTGGTATAGCCGCGATAGTAGGTTAGAGCAATTCCGAAACTTGAGTGAGAATTTGACATTTCCACCGGGCCTTGGAATTCCCGGTCGCGTCTGGATATCGAAAGAACCAGAGTGGCGACGAGATGTTTCACTTGAGCCTAATGAAGTTTATTTCAGGGCACAGCACGCGAAGGACTTCGGATTAAAATCCGCTTTAGGAATTCCTATAGTTGCTAACGATAACGTCCTGGCTGTTTTAGTCTTCTTTATGTATGAAGCTCGCGATAAAGACGAACGACTGATGGAACTAATTTCAGCTTCAACTGAATTAGGTTTATTTATGCAACGCAAGCGGGCAGAAGAAGAAGTTCGCAATGCCTTAGCAAAAGAAAAGGAATTAAATGAACTAAAATCCCGTTTTATTTCTATGACTTCTCACGAGTTTAGGACTCCGTTAGCTACTATTTTATTTTCGGCGGGGTTATTAGAAAATTATGGTTATAAATGGGCGGATGAAAAAAAATTAACTCATCTGCAACGCATTCAAAAGGCTGTCCATCGCATGACCACCATGCTAGATGACGTGCTGCTGATTGGCAAAGCCGAAGCTGGCAAGCTGGAATTTCACCCCGCACCTCTAGACCTTGAAAGTTTCTGCCACGAACTTGTCGCAGAAATGCAACTTACAGCTGGCTCTAACTATGCGATCGCTTTTGTTGCTAAGGGGGAATGCCCCCAAGCTTGCATGGATGAAAAACTATTGCACCACATTCTCACCAATTTGCTATCTAATGCTATTAAATATTCACCTAATGGCGGTCGGATTGAATGCGAACTTTCCTGCGAAAAAAATAAAGCTATCTTCCGAATTAAAGACCAAGGAATTGGCATTCCCGCCGAAGACCAACCGCGATTATTTGAAACATTCCATCGGGCTACTAATGTGGGCACAATTCCGGGCACTGGCTTAGGATTAGCCATAATCAAAAACTTTATTGACTTGCATGGAGGAGAAATTATGCTAGAGAGTCGGGTCGGTGTGGGCACAACATTTATTGTTAACTTGCCATTGCACCCGCAAGCATAG